One genomic window of Paenisporosarcina antarctica includes the following:
- the acpP gene encoding acyl carrier protein, which produces MATVIERVTKVIIDRLGVDESEVKMEASFRDDLGADSLDVVELVMELEDEFDMEISDEDAEQISTVGSAVTFIESKQE; this is translated from the coding sequence GTGGCAACAGTAATAGAGCGCGTAACAAAAGTAATTATAGATCGTTTAGGTGTAGACGAGAGCGAAGTAAAAATGGAAGCTTCTTTCCGTGATGATTTAGGTGCTGATTCTCTAGATGTAGTAGAACTTGTTATGGAATTAGAAGATGAGTTTGATATGGAGATTTCGGATGAAGATGCTGAACAAATCAGTACTGTAGGAAGTGCAGTTACTTTTATTGAAAGCAAACAAGAATAA